One Kitasatospora sp. NBC_01287 DNA window includes the following coding sequences:
- a CDS encoding YbjQ family protein, whose amino-acid sequence MSNLDEYGGGPGANADVLVVTTNDAPGYRVDRVIGEVFGLTVRSRHLGTQIGASFKSMLGGELRGLTKTLVESRNQAMERLVEQAKARGANAVLMMRFDVTEAAGTPVHLI is encoded by the coding sequence ATGAGCAACCTTGATGAGTACGGTGGCGGCCCCGGAGCGAACGCGGACGTCCTGGTGGTGACCACCAACGACGCGCCCGGGTACCGGGTGGACCGGGTGATCGGGGAGGTGTTCGGGCTGACCGTGCGCAGTCGGCACCTCGGCACGCAGATCGGCGCCTCGTTCAAGTCGATGCTGGGCGGCGAGCTGCGCGGGCTGACCAAGACGCTGGTGGAGAGCCGCAACCAGGCGATGGAGCGGCTGGTCGAGCAGGCCAAGGCGCGGGGCGCGAACGCGGTGCTGATGATGCGCTTCGACGTCACCGAGGCCGCCGGAACACCTGTGCATCTTATCTGA